Below is a genomic region from Raphanus sativus cultivar WK10039 chromosome 4, ASM80110v3, whole genome shotgun sequence.
TACTCATGTTTtggtttaatcatatatttgatATCAATTGATATCAATTTTAACtacacaaaattttattattcattataaaatatatttacactaaaattattttaaaattaacattttgacatttataaatttttatttcataaaatatactcaaatTTTGCGGAAAACCGCATTTTGCATTTTTTGCGGGAAACCGCGTTTTGCGGTTTTTGAGGAAAACCGCGTTTTCCTCAAAAACCgcgttttggcgggaaaccgcTGTTCTGCAGTTTTGGCGAAACCGCTGTTTTGCGGTTTTTGCGGGAAACCGCATTTTGccgttttggtgggaaaacgcGTTTTTGCAGTTTTTACGAAAAATCACGGGTTTGCGGTTTTTGCGGCAAACCGTGTTTTTgctgttttggcgggaaactgcatttttgtggttttagcggaaaatacgtttttgcggttttggcgggaaaccgcgtttttgcggttttggcgggaaaccgcgtttttgcggttttggcgggaaaccgcgtttttgcggttttggcgggaaaccgcatttttgcggttttggcggaaaacacatttttgtggttttggcaggaaaacgtgttttggcgggaaaacacatttttgcaATTTTGGGGGAAAAAcacgttttttgattttggtgagaaaacatatttttgcgGTTTTGTTGAGAAAATGCGTTTTGGTGAAAAACACacattttgtggttttggcgagaaaatacatttttttgggttttggcggaaaaaatTATTCGTAGTTTTGGTGAGAAAATACGTCTTGTGGTTTTGTCATTTTTCGTGAGTGATAAAACAGTATTaggttaaattttaattttataaattatataaggGGTATAATAGACATTATGCTATTTTGAATGAACCATCTCCATTCAAATGGTCCAATTTGGATCATTTGAATGAACCATCTTCATTCTAAAAATTAAGCCTAGATTTTTAAAACTCATTCAAATGAACCATTCAAATGACTTGTACTTTTAATGTCTAAACGAACAAAACTCTCATCTCCATCCAAATGACTCATTCAAATGGAGAAACGAACAGACCCTTGTTTGTTTTCACATAAACAGTTCGACTGCATTATTGtcacatgattttttttttaatttttttaacttatgAATCCAGTGGAGTTACAATCCCGCGGATGGACTCATTCTCTAGGATATTCAAATAGATTATAAAGCATATATTCATATTCGTGTTACgtgaacagaacaatgtgacATAGTTTCGCATAGCAGAATAATCGAACATGAAACGTGTTAGCGTTCTAGACTGTCCACTGCCACTTTATCACCCGTTTTTATCATGTGAAATTTAAAAGTCTATTGCTTCAGCTCATACGGAAAGTCGTGTCACCAAACATGGAATATATCAAAGCATTGGATcaattctcttattttcttttctcctattaaattagtttatatgatttaatattacAAACTGAGATCGAATTACATCtttcaccaaaaaaaacttAGATCGAACCGTTCTTTCATGTCTTTGGATCATTGTCTATGCTGCTGATGTCGATGAAGATGATCTCTGCAGTTAAATTTTGACTCCTCAGGGTAAATTTTCTCTCTTTAAAGTCAGGTTTTTTCAAGTCGCCAACTTTTGAATGAATGTTGTCAAAAGTGATAAAAGAAAATTCATTCGGGTTTGTTATTATTGCTTAGATTTTTCCTGATCCGATTATTTCAATGTTATTTCCTTCACATAGTCACAACTATTTTAtcagtttcttttgtttatatcaACAAAGTAATGATCAGAATGGTTTGGCTTCTATCCTAACTTATTTAACTCTTTTTGtaacagaaaaataattaattttctttacaTTATGTggaaatatatacaaacattAAATAAATCCAACCATATAAACTACTCTCCTACACAACAAATATAAAACACCAACCACAAAAAAGTAACATGTACAGTTCATCATCCCATTTCAACCATATTACAATACAATTTGAAGAATCACTGATAACACCTGAACACAAACTTCACAAACACGACATCACCTCCATAGATTTAGATATAGCAACAACTACGTCCACAATCCCGTGCTTGCGCAGAAGCTACGCTCCTAATATACAGAATAAATGATGCTAATCAATCTTTTTGTAGTGATTGAACATATATTGTTTACAAACAAGGCAACGTGAACCATACACTATCCACCAACTACTATTTACTATAACCATCGATCAATATGCAACTTACATTAAATGTACACAGCCATTTTATAacaaagaaatagataaaactTATGTAATTTgctacatttttttatattttatgatactTGATTGTggtaaaacaaaattaaaattatggtCATAATGTagtaatctattattttaatttttattgaagatatatctaccaaaaacaaagaaaatatatttttcttcaaagTATCAACTAAAGCAAATCTTAATCATAAACtcgaatataataatatgttttaaatataaaaatatgaaactgtaaatctttttttaatcaagtttttaaaatcttagaatatatacatatgaacccaaaaaagaacataacatatgtaataaaaataataaatatattatcactaaattataatttatttcacTAGATAAAATACgaattatgtaataaaatatcatattaatctCAAATATTAGATAAATGAGATAAAATCAAATGGTAGCAGTTTATTAGTAGTTATTTGTTATTccaccaaaaataataatttctaaaggaaaagaaaacagGGCCGCTGTGTAGGATTtgatatttatatgtatatatcagcCTCTCAGCTTTATTGagagcttcttttttttttttttttttggctcaacaACAACTTTCATTTTCCAACAAAGTTAGGACCTACATCATAGTTTGATCCTACAGAAGACTTATCAATCTCTATTACATGGTTTAACCAACTTGACACAATAGAATTTAACTTGGGAACATGAAGAAACTCAAATTTATTGAGAGCTTCAGAGATGAAGAAACTCAAATTTtggtattatataaaaatgatgatgaatttaatgtaatataaattttaattataaaataccaATGTTGGGTCTATTAGGCCCACTAAATGAAAGCCcatcaagaaaagaaaacttcTACACTTGAACTTTTTGAGGTGAAGCAAAGCGGACACACTCGCACAGAACCGTCGCAACCTTTACATAGGATCAAATGCCGACACGGTAAAGCCAGCACCGTTGCCGATCGCCGGCAACAAATCCTACAGCTCCGTCCGGTCAATTCAAGGCGATCGGGATCAACGTAAGCCGATTCGGCGTCTCCGGCTTCATCCACACCGTCTACGCTTCCGGAATTTGGTTCCGCAACCGTGGCTCCACCGCCGTGAGCTACGGCTTGCTGCAACCGAGCTTGTAGAGCCGTCGCTTCTGCTTCTTTCGACGCCGCTCTCGCCTGCCAAGCACGTGTCTCCGCCTCGATCTGCGTCGCACGTGCCTCGAGCTCTGCATGACGACGCGTGGCTTTCTCGATCTCCGCTtctttctctcttaatctcCGTCTAACTGATTCTTCCGTCCTTCTTAAAAGTTCACGATAGTGCCTCTCACCGGTCTCCGCTAACATGCGCCTCAGCTGCTCTCCCtttacaaattaaatttatttagtaatttttttaatattttcaaaatcataactaaatttaaaaaaaaaacagtcacCTGGGTCTGAAGAAATATATCTAATTCATCCGATTGTCGTTTGATTTCTCCGGCGATATCTTCGTTTGTCATCggaaaagatgatgatgatggtgaccGTTGTTCTCGATTCTGCGATTGTCCCTGAGACAAGCGAAGACCGGTGGATACTACATTAGGAGTTTGTCGACGGCTGATAAATTGCGGCGGAGTAGACGGCGGAGGGTTCATCGGAGACGTCATGTTTTCTAAATCAATCACTTCTCTGGCTCGCTTTCTTGTATTAACCCCTGTTTTTACCGACCAAACGTTAAACCGATTAATTTCTTGTGATAAACCGGttaatttattatgataacCAATCGATTGGAGTTAGAAGTCAAACCGGTGGTGATGGACGGAAACTGAGACTTTTGCAGCTCCGGCGAAAGATCATTCCCTTCTTGTCCGTTTCTGAGATATCAAAACATCAAACGTTTGagaacatacatatatatatgtgtgtatatataaagagagagtACCTGTTAAGGTAGAACATAGTAGGATGATGGTGATGAGCTTTAACCGCCATGAACAAATGAATCtttaatatgtattattcaCACAAAAGATATGTATGTGTCTACGGTTGCATCGGACATGGTGATGACGAAAGTGGTGAAGATTGGAactttgcttttgttttgttgaagaaatataatttaaaaaaaaattgagagagATAAATGGtgaagagaaggaggaggaatGGAATGAAATGAAGTTTTTTTAAGGGAAGGCTTTTAAAGTCTGTGTATAATATATGCACATAGTAACCATGATTCTCATTTATTACTAACCCAATTTCGAATACTTGAATCGCATCTAcatttatttacttttctttttaatgcgTATATTTCGTTTTTAGATCTTTTATACTTTTGTAGATTCGTCTATATTAGCAATTTCTTATATAATGTTacttatcaaaataaataaaaacgcAACTAGTTGTAAAGTGTCACAATATAtaactagagtttgacccgtACGCCCGcacggatatttatttttggtttttatatattctaatttttGATAATGTTGTCAACTTGATTCTTGTGTTCATGTTGTAgattaatatgttatattttttgatattttgtatcaTGTTTAATGCGCTTACCTTTCAAATTattagatattttgttttaatgttCTGGAGACTTTAAttcaattattttgatatattaaacagtaaaaatataaatattagagATTTAGatatacttttaagttttattaaattacattctaaatattttgatttaaatatatatatatatatatataaagtttatatctgattttttgtttttttaataaatacatgtcTAAAGTTGACATACACGCCGACAgagctatttattttaatttataaaaattattattatcttataaaCCATTGGTAATTACTGGATTTTATTAACTGTGATCAAACAATATTAGATtattgtttgattattattgtattgaatgtatttatatcACAAACAAATGATTACTaatacattcaaatatttattactgTTTTCGTTTCaactaattttatattgttttcaaaCCCTAATATTTAAAAGGGTAATTCTCTCAAtatcattttttaagtttttatcaccaaaatgttttcaaagaaaaaaaatgattaaaagacgTTTCTGAGAATATTGTTTAAAGGAGGTAAAAAAATTCTTCTATCCAgtggtttttaatatataaatctaaattaatatagaaaatttctctattttaaatgttaaaattagtaactatatctatactataaaTGGACAActtattttttgacaaaattatatgttcaatatttattaaatattgaaaaggattcatattgattttatatattgatatgtgtatgaaatgttttttatttcgTATAAAACAGctagtaatacaaaattttattcgaAACTTTTCGTTTATGTCAAATTTATGTTACTCatatagaaaattataatattttttcaatttagttattgtgAGTAATCACACATAAAATCTATGTGATCTATATATTTGGATAATAATAATGGCAAAGTAGTTTATTTTGATGagaataaattattaatcatgTTTTAGATTAACAAggcaatatagttttaataatagcGAAATATATGGCaagttaataaatacatttttgatttatatgacAATGTAGTTAATTAAAACGAAATATATGTTAAAGAATAACGTTTTGGATTTGTATggcaaaataataaatattatttgggtatgtgttatatttaattggataatctttaaataaaagaagTAGCATGccattgtaatttttgtgcaactcTAAGGAATAAGTACTATttttacttcagttttaatatattagatatctCGGtacacggatattaattttctgttttattttttatttatttatactaaatgatgtgtttgtaatatttgatcatttcaCATTGATTCAGTTAAGGATGAGTATTTGAGTATCTATTCAAATTCGGCTAAATACttaaaatttattcggattTGAGATTTCAAATTTAATGATTCCAACTCCTttcggatatttataaattttggttcttATTCGTATCAGATCTTTGTGGATTCGGCTTCGGacaacccgtttaaattatttttaaattttcaaaatttatatatactttaaatttccctaaatctaaaaatgaaaataatataacatataaatttgagtaatataagccaaagtacctaaattaaaaattaaaaacatgttTAACTTGAAAATtcggatggagaataaatatatattttaagtattttaggtgtt
It encodes:
- the LOC108849095 gene encoding BOI-related E3 ubiquitin-protein ligase 1, translating into MAVKAHHHHPTMFYLNRNGQEGNDLSPELQKSQFPSITTGVNTRKRAREVIDLENMTSPMNPPPSTPPQFISRRQTPNVVSTGLRLSQGQSQNREQRSPSSSSFPMTNEDIAGEIKRQSDELDIFLQTQGEQLRRMLAETGERHYRELLRRTEESVRRRLREKEAEIEKATRRHAELEARATQIEAETRAWQARAASKEAEATALQARLQQAVAHGGGATVAEPNSGSVDGVDEAGDAESAYVDPDRLELTGRSCRICCRRSATVLALPCRHLILCKGCDGSVRVCPLCFTSKSSSVEVFFS